ATCTGGGCTTCTGGTTCGCGCAGCAAGGCTCGATCCTGGTCTTCATCGTGCTGATCTTCTTTTATGCCTGGCGCATGAACAAGATGGACGCCGAACACGGCGTGGAGGAGTGAGGAGCATCCCATGAGCCAGTTTACCCTCAACCTCCTTGTCATCGGGGCATCCTTCGCGCTTTACATCGGCATCGCGATCTGGGCCCGCGCCGGTTCCACGGCCGAGTTCTATGCCGCCAACCGCGGCGTCAGCCCGGTCATGAACGGCATGGCCACGGCGGCCGACTGGATGTCGGCGGCCTCGTTCATCTCGATGGCGGGCCTCATCGCCTTTACCGGCTATGACAACTCGACCTATCTGATGGGCTGGACCGGCGGCTATGTGCTGCTGGCGATGCTGCTTGCGCCCTATCTGCGCAAGTTCGGCAAGTTCACGGTGCCGGAATTCATCGGCGACCGCTTCTATTCCGGCACGGCGCGGATCATCGGCGTGATCTGCCTGCTGATCATCTCGATCACCTATGTGATCGGCCAGATGACCGGCGTCGGCGTGACCTTCTCGCGCTATCTGGAGGTCTCCAGCTCGACCGGGCTGTGGATCGGCGCGGCGCTGGTCTTCGTCTATGCCGTTCTGGGCGGGATGAAGGGCATCACCTATACCCAGGTGGCGCAGTATATCGTGCTGATCATCGCCTATACCATCCCGGCGGTGTTCATCGCCCTGCAGCTGACCGGCCATGTGCTGCCGCAGACGGGACTGTTCGGCACGCATGACGCCTCGGGCGCCAAGTTCCTGGCCAAGCTGGACCAGGTGGTGACCGACCTGGGCTTCCGCTCCTATACCGGGCACCATAACTCGACGCTGGACATGGTACTGTTCACCATGGCGCTGATGATCGGTACCGCGGGCCTGCCGCATGTCATCATCCGCTTCTTCACCGTGCCGAAAGTGGCCGATGCGCGCAAATCGGCGGGCTGGGCGCTGGTCTTCATCGCGCTGCTCTATACCGTCGCGCCCGCGGTGGGCTCGATGTCGCGCTTCAACCTGACCGCGACCATGTGGCCGGGCGCCGAGACGGGCGAGACCTTCAGCCAGCCGGCCGTGTCGCTGGAGGACATCCAGAACCGCGAGGACTTGAACTGGATGCGCAACTGGCAGCTGACCGGCCTGCTGAACTGGGAGGACAAGAACGGCGACGGCCTGATCCAGTACTATAACGAGGCCGGGGCGGCGAACGAGCCGCTGGCCACGGTGATCGCCGAGCAGGGCCTGCAGGGCAACGAGCTGACCACGGTGAACAACGACATCATGGTCCTGGCCAACCCGGAAATCGCCAACCTGCCGGGCTGGGTCATCGCCATCGTCGCCGCCGGCGGCCTGGCGGCGGCGCTGTCCACCGCGGCGGGCCTGTTGCTGGCGATCTCGGGCGCGGTCAGCCACGACCTGATCAAGGGCGCGATCAATCCCGGCATCAGCGAGAAGGGCGAGCTGTTCGCGGCCCGCGTCTCGATGGCGGTGTCGATCCTGGTCGCCACGATCCTGGGCCTGAACCCGCCGGGCTTTGCCGCGCAGACGGTGGCGCTGGCCTTCGGCCTGGCGGCCAGCTCGATCTTCCCGGTGCTGATGATGGGCATCTTCTCGACGCGCATGAACAAGGAAGGCGCGATCGCGGGGATGCTGGCCGGGGTCATCTCGACGCTGGTCTATATCTTCACCTACAAGGGCTGGTTCTTCATCTCGGGGACCAACATGCTGCCCGATACCGCGGATGCCTGGCTGTTCGGCATCTCGCCGGCCTCGTTCGGCACCATCGGCGCGGTGATCAACTTCGCGGTGGCCTATCTGGTGTCCGCCGCCACCAAGGAGCCGCCCGCCGAGGTGCGCGACCTGGTCGAGTCGATCCGCGTTCCGCGCGGCGCCGGCGCGGCGCAGGCGCATTGACGAACAGTCGCGCCCCCTCGCGGGGCGCGGCCTTTCCGCCGTTCGGCAGGGCAGGGACCATGAACGACATCGCCGCATTCATCGCCACGGTTCATCCCTATGACAGCCTGCCGCAGGACGAGCTGGCGCGGGCCGCGGCGGCCTTCAAGCGCAGGGACTATCCGGCCGGCGGCGTGATCTATCGCCGCGGCGACCGGCTGGCGGGGCTTTACCTGATCGAAAGCGGCCGGGTCCGGGTCTCGGATGCCGCGGGGGATTCCGTTTCCGAGCTGATGGCGCGCAACTCCTTTGGCGAAAGGGGGCTGCTGCGCGACGGCGTGGCAGTCACCACTGCGACGGCCATCGAGGATTCGACCGTGCTGATGCTGCCCCGCGCCGAATTGATGCGGCTGATCGGCAGCCATCGTGCGGTTGCACGCTTCTTCGACCGCAGCGGCCTGCCCGGCAGTCGCGAAAGCGATCTGGCGCTGCTGAAGGTCGGCGACCTGATCGGGCGGCGGGCGCCGCTGACCTGCACGCCCGAGACCCCCGCCATCGAGGCCGCCCGCGCCATGCGCGATGCTCGCGTCAGCAGCATCGGCGTGCTGGACGGGGAGCGGCTGGTCGGGCTGGTCACGATCCGCGACATCTCGAACCGCATCGTCGCCGAGGGGCGCGACGTGAACGTTCCCGTCGCGCAGGTGATGACGCCCGATCCGATCACGCTTTCGCCGGCGGAGCTGGGCTATGACGTGCTCAACATCATGCTGGAGCGCCGCATCGGCCATCTGCCGGTGGTCGAGAAGGGCCGCTTCGTCGGCATGGTCAGCCAGACCGACCTGACGCGGGTGCAGGCGATCTCGGCCTCGGCGCTGATCCGCGACATCGCGCAATCGGGGGATGTCGCCGAGATGGCGGCGGCCACCGCACGCATTCCCGCATTGCTGGTGCAGCTGGTCAACGGTCATCACCGGCACGAAACCATCACCCGCATGATCACCGACATCGCCGATGCCGTGACCCGGCGCCTGCTGGTCATGGCCGAGGCGCGGCTGGGGCCGCCGCCCGGCCCCTGGCTGTGGGCGGCCTGCGGCAGCCAGGGGCGGCAGGAACAGACCGGCCTGTCGGACCAGGACAATTGCCTGATCCTGGGTGACGATTGCGACCCGGAGGATCTCTGGTTCGCGGATCTGGCGCGCTTCGTTTGCGATGGGCTGAATGCCTGCGGCTATGTCTATTGCCCCGGCGAGATGATGGCCGTCACCCCGCGCTGGCGCCAGCCGCGCCGGGTCTGGCGCGGCTATTTCCGCGACTGGATCGCCCATCCCAGCCCCGAGGCGCAGATGCTGGCCTCGGTCATGTTCGATCTGCGCGCCATCGGCGGCGATGCCGCGCTGCTGGAGGGGCTGCAGGCCGAAACCCTGGGGATGGCGGCGAAGAACTCGATCTTCGTGGCGCATATGATCTCGAACGCGATGAAGCACCGCCCGCCTTTGGGGCTGATCGGCGGCTTTGCCACCGCGCGCACGGGCGAGCATCGCAACCAGATCGACATGAAGCTCAGCGGCGTCGTGCCGGTGGCGGACCTGGCGCGCATCTATGCGCTGCAGGGCCAGCTGGCGCCCGTCAACACCAGGGCCCGGCTGGTCGAGGCGCAGGCGGCGGGCATCATCTCGGGCAGCGGCGCACGCGACCTGATCGCGGCCTATGACCTGATCCAGACCACGCGGCTGGAAAACCAGGCCGCGCAGATCCGCGCGGGCGAACGGCCGGGCAACCATCTGTCCCCCGCTGCGCTGCCCGATTTCCAGCGCAGCCATCTGCGCGACGCCTTCGTGGTGGTGCGGGGGATGCAATCGGCGCTAGGCCACGGCAAGGGAATGTTGGGATGAGGGGCATATGACCGGGATCGGGGTCGAATTGCTGGGCGTGATCGCGGTCGGCGTGGGCGCGGCGGCGCTGCTTTATGCCGGGATGCACCTGCTGCGCAAGCTGGGGCTGGCGCCGGCGCGCTGGCTGCTGCCGGCGGGCATCGGCCTGGCGATGGTCGGCTATGCGGTCTGGAATGACTACGCCTGGTATGACCGGGCGGTCGCCCGGTTGCCCGCGGGTGCGCAGATCCTGCTGGTGGGCCGCGACAGCCAGCCCTGGGCGCCCTGGACCTATCTGGCGCCGGTGGTGATCCGCTTTGCCGCCCTCGATCCCGCCGGCATCTCGGAGACCGCCGAGGGCACGCGCCGGGCCGGGATCACGCTGGTCGAGCGGCGCGGCCCGACGCTGGTCGTGCCGCAGGAATTCGATTGCGCCAAGGGGCTGGTCCGGCCGGCGCGCGGCGCGTGGTCGCCGCCGGGCCCCTCGGACCCGGCCTATTCCGTCGTCTGCGGAGGAGGGGGATGATGGCCAGCATC
This Paracoccus pantotrophus DNA region includes the following protein-coding sequences:
- a CDS encoding sodium:solute symporter family protein, with translation MSQFTLNLLVIGASFALYIGIAIWARAGSTAEFYAANRGVSPVMNGMATAADWMSAASFISMAGLIAFTGYDNSTYLMGWTGGYVLLAMLLAPYLRKFGKFTVPEFIGDRFYSGTARIIGVICLLIISITYVIGQMTGVGVTFSRYLEVSSSTGLWIGAALVFVYAVLGGMKGITYTQVAQYIVLIIAYTIPAVFIALQLTGHVLPQTGLFGTHDASGAKFLAKLDQVVTDLGFRSYTGHHNSTLDMVLFTMALMIGTAGLPHVIIRFFTVPKVADARKSAGWALVFIALLYTVAPAVGSMSRFNLTATMWPGAETGETFSQPAVSLEDIQNREDLNWMRNWQLTGLLNWEDKNGDGLIQYYNEAGAANEPLATVIAEQGLQGNELTTVNNDIMVLANPEIANLPGWVIAIVAAGGLAAALSTAAGLLLAISGAVSHDLIKGAINPGISEKGELFAARVSMAVSILVATILGLNPPGFAAQTVALAFGLAASSIFPVLMMGIFSTRMNKEGAIAGMLAGVISTLVYIFTYKGWFFISGTNMLPDTADAWLFGISPASFGTIGAVINFAVAYLVSAATKEPPAEVRDLVESIRVPRGAGAAQAH
- a CDS encoding DUF294 nucleotidyltransferase-like domain-containing protein encodes the protein MNDIAAFIATVHPYDSLPQDELARAAAAFKRRDYPAGGVIYRRGDRLAGLYLIESGRVRVSDAAGDSVSELMARNSFGERGLLRDGVAVTTATAIEDSTVLMLPRAELMRLIGSHRAVARFFDRSGLPGSRESDLALLKVGDLIGRRAPLTCTPETPAIEAARAMRDARVSSIGVLDGERLVGLVTIRDISNRIVAEGRDVNVPVAQVMTPDPITLSPAELGYDVLNIMLERRIGHLPVVEKGRFVGMVSQTDLTRVQAISASALIRDIAQSGDVAEMAAATARIPALLVQLVNGHHRHETITRMITDIADAVTRRLLVMAEARLGPPPGPWLWAACGSQGRQEQTGLSDQDNCLILGDDCDPEDLWFADLARFVCDGLNACGYVYCPGEMMAVTPRWRQPRRVWRGYFRDWIAHPSPEAQMLASVMFDLRAIGGDAALLEGLQAETLGMAAKNSIFVAHMISNAMKHRPPLGLIGGFATARTGEHRNQIDMKLSGVVPVADLARIYALQGQLAPVNTRARLVEAQAAGIISGSGARDLIAAYDLIQTTRLENQAAQIRAGERPGNHLSPAALPDFQRSHLRDAFVVVRGMQSALGHGKGMLG